The Flavobacteriales bacterium genome contains a region encoding:
- a CDS encoding tetratricopeptide repeat protein → MKVSKIIVCSLILFSSISAYAQKSNVQNAYKALEKKKIEEAVEYIEMAAANSSTADDVKMHNYRGKIYYEIYSNADYKAMDPMAIMKCAESWIAVYQHPKAKKWFDKDELSGNIAKAGVGLFNSGINLYNSKDYSSSKKMFNKIFDLFPLDEKNNLERSNVTKESIWLNLFYVSSAEGNNNTSKEFLQKLIDINYQDPQIYSYMANILLEEKDSEGALEVIKYGREFFESDVNLIIAELNYYLGQNDFVKAEKLLTLAVEEDPNNHQLFFALGSSYDELNDFEKAENAYLEAINIKPDFYDALYNLGVMYYNKGGDMLKEANNIKDFKKYDIAKTNADNTMLKGLPYIEKCNDIDPSDKNILLVLKELYYRNGDDAKYKDVMSKLK, encoded by the coding sequence ATGAAAGTATCTAAGATTATTGTTTGTTCACTAATTCTTTTTTCTAGTATTAGTGCTTATGCTCAAAAAAGTAATGTTCAAAATGCTTACAAAGCTTTAGAAAAGAAGAAAATAGAAGAAGCCGTAGAATACATAGAAATGGCTGCTGCCAATTCTAGTACGGCTGATGATGTTAAAATGCATAATTATCGAGGAAAAATCTATTATGAAATTTACTCGAATGCTGATTATAAAGCTATGGATCCAATGGCCATTATGAAATGTGCTGAAAGTTGGATTGCTGTGTATCAGCACCCAAAAGCAAAAAAATGGTTTGATAAGGACGAACTAAGTGGAAATATTGCAAAAGCGGGAGTTGGATTGTTTAATTCTGGAATAAACTTGTATAATTCTAAAGATTATTCATCTTCCAAAAAAATGTTTAACAAAATTTTTGATTTATTTCCTTTAGATGAAAAAAACAACCTTGAAAGGAGTAATGTTACTAAAGAGAGTATTTGGTTAAATTTATTCTATGTATCATCAGCTGAAGGAAATAATAATACATCTAAGGAATTTTTACAAAAGCTCATAGATATTAACTATCAAGACCCACAGATATACTCTTATATGGCTAATATTTTACTAGAAGAAAAAGATAGTGAAGGGGCTTTAGAAGTAATCAAATATGGACGAGAATTTTTCGAATCAGATGTTAATTTAATTATTGCTGAATTAAATTATTATTTAGGACAAAATGATTTTGTTAAAGCTGAAAAACTATTAACATTAGCTGTAGAAGAAGACCCCAATAATCATCAATTGTTTTTTGCATTAGGTAGTAGTTACGATGAATTAAATGACTTTGAAAAGGCTGAAAATGCTTATTTAGAAGCCATTAATATCAAACCAGATTTTTATGATGCTCTTTACAATTTAGGTGTTATGTATTATAATAAAGGTGGTGATATGCTTAAAGAAGCTAATAACATAAAAGATTTTAAAAAATATGACATTGCTAAAACTAACGCTGATAATACAATGTTAAAAGGATTACCTTATATAGAAAAGTGTAATGATATTGATCCCTCTGATAAAAATATATTACTAGTACTTAAAGAATTATATTATAGAAATGGAGATGATGCTAAATATAAAGATGTAATGAGTAAACTTAAATAA
- a CDS encoding insulinase family protein produces the protein MKKFLLLFCLLFTSSVMYPQTLINKITPANDYDIAYEVWELDNGLTIIVHEDDSDPMVHVEVTYHVGSNREQIGITGFAHFFEHMMFQGSDNVGDDEHFKIISESGGTMNGTTNRDRTNYFETVPSNQLETALWLEADRMGFLLDAVTVKKFENQRDAVKNEKMQNQVNVPYGMFWEIKDQTLYPEGHPYSWPTIGYVDDLDRVTVDDLKDFFMRWYGPNNAYLVVAGDVKTENVLELSKKYFGSIPRGQEVRDLRLPRVNLPQNKYRKFADRIYFPMAAFVYPTIPNFHKDEPALDALADMMGGGNNSLFYKEFVKTERAVQASVSHPCSELSGEFLIQVISYPDYTFAETEEKINTLINNFEEYITEEALERFKSTMRSDIIDGLSSVRGKASQLTSWAYLLDEPHNFSKEIERYEAVTIEDVKKVYRKYIMNKNSVGIDYFPLPPFSEDSVQSINPFANVPYKKDPQYDGLTYTKPTDTFDRSVRPTAPAAKAVSVPVYYEFNVNQLAGENKNSIPVIGAENNEVPKVNILITLEGGDLLIDNPKKAGLSQLTAMLLNESTENFTTEEMSAKLDNLGSSISFSSGDRTSSIFVSSLVGKIDETISLLEEKLFNPAFNEEDYKRINKQFKESINNSKKSAQNMARQAVAELMYGNSIRGTMPSVKGVEKIKLSEVKEFYKKQYNSRLASVVVVGDVTKEEMLPRLQFLNKWEGSDVVINKNLPIEEINGKTIYLIHKPGPQSIITLAHKGLKYDVDGDYYKAGVMNFPLGGAFSSRLNLNLREDKGYTYGIRSGFDGNDTDGMFSISTSVRSEATDSALTEIYKEFENYITEGINEEELAFTKNSIANSDALKYETAFQKSRFLARIQRYGLDGNYTKKQKEMLNDMTVADVKSIANKYLKMDDHIVVVVGNKYALKDKLQKFGKVTELKIK, from the coding sequence ATGAAAAAATTTTTATTGCTATTTTGTTTGTTATTCACTTCATCTGTGATGTATCCACAAACATTGATAAACAAAATTACTCCCGCAAACGATTACGATATAGCTTACGAAGTATGGGAATTAGATAATGGGCTCACAATAATAGTACATGAAGATGATTCTGACCCTATGGTACACGTAGAAGTGACCTATCATGTTGGTTCTAATAGAGAACAAATAGGTATTACAGGCTTTGCACACTTCTTTGAGCATATGATGTTTCAAGGTTCTGACAATGTGGGTGATGACGAGCATTTTAAAATAATTTCTGAAAGTGGAGGTACTATGAATGGTACTACCAACAGAGACAGAACTAACTATTTTGAAACAGTCCCTAGTAATCAACTTGAAACAGCTTTATGGTTAGAAGCCGATAGAATGGGCTTTCTTTTAGATGCAGTAACTGTAAAGAAATTTGAGAATCAAAGGGATGCTGTAAAAAATGAAAAAATGCAGAATCAGGTCAATGTACCATACGGCATGTTTTGGGAAATCAAAGATCAAACATTATATCCAGAAGGACATCCTTATTCATGGCCTACTATAGGATATGTTGATGATTTAGATAGAGTTACTGTTGATGACCTTAAAGACTTTTTTATGCGTTGGTATGGACCAAACAACGCCTATTTAGTAGTTGCAGGAGATGTTAAGACAGAAAATGTTTTAGAACTATCAAAAAAATACTTTGGTTCAATTCCAAGAGGTCAAGAAGTAAGAGATTTAAGATTGCCTAGAGTAAATTTACCTCAAAATAAGTATAGAAAATTTGCCGATAGAATATATTTTCCAATGGCTGCTTTTGTGTATCCAACTATACCAAATTTTCACAAAGACGAACCTGCTTTAGACGCTTTAGCTGATATGATGGGAGGGGGGAACAACTCTTTATTTTATAAAGAATTTGTTAAAACAGAAAGAGCTGTACAAGCCTCTGTTAGTCATCCATGTTCTGAATTATCAGGAGAATTTTTAATTCAAGTTATTTCTTATCCAGATTATACATTTGCTGAAACTGAAGAAAAAATCAATACTCTAATTAATAACTTTGAAGAATATATTACTGAAGAGGCATTAGAACGCTTTAAATCGACAATGAGGTCTGATATTATTGATGGTCTTTCTAGTGTCAGAGGCAAAGCCTCTCAATTGACTTCATGGGCCTATTTATTAGATGAACCACACAATTTTAGTAAAGAAATTGAAAGGTACGAAGCAGTTACGATTGAAGATGTTAAGAAAGTCTATAGAAAGTACATAATGAATAAAAATTCAGTAGGTATAGATTACTTTCCATTACCTCCATTTTCTGAAGACTCCGTTCAAAGTATAAATCCTTTTGCTAACGTTCCATATAAAAAAGACCCTCAGTATGATGGTCTAACTTATACTAAGCCTACTGATACATTTGATCGTTCTGTAAGACCTACGGCACCAGCTGCTAAAGCGGTTTCTGTACCTGTATATTACGAGTTTAATGTTAATCAATTAGCTGGCGAAAACAAAAATAGTATCCCAGTAATTGGTGCAGAAAATAATGAAGTTCCCAAAGTGAATATTTTGATTACACTAGAAGGTGGAGATTTACTTATTGATAATCCTAAAAAAGCTGGATTGTCGCAACTAACTGCTATGCTTCTTAATGAAAGTACGGAAAACTTTACAACAGAAGAGATGAGTGCCAAACTTGATAACTTGGGTAGTTCAATTTCTTTCAGCTCAGGAGATAGAACATCTTCGATTTTTGTTTCAAGTCTTGTTGGTAAAATAGACGAAACGATATCACTTCTTGAAGAAAAACTATTTAACCCAGCCTTTAATGAGGAAGACTATAAACGAATTAATAAACAATTTAAAGAGTCTATCAATAACAGTAAGAAGTCAGCTCAAAATATGGCTAGACAAGCTGTGGCAGAATTGATGTATGGTAATTCTATCAGAGGTACTATGCCATCTGTCAAAGGAGTTGAGAAAATCAAACTTTCTGAAGTAAAAGAATTTTATAAAAAGCAATACAATTCAAGACTTGCTAGTGTTGTTGTAGTTGGTGATGTAACTAAAGAAGAAATGTTACCAAGATTACAATTTTTGAATAAATGGGAGGGTAGTGATGTTGTCATTAATAAGAACTTACCAATTGAAGAAATTAATGGTAAAACCATTTATTTAATTCATAAACCTGGTCCTCAATCTATTATTACACTTGCCCATAAAGGTTTAAAGTATGATGTCGATGGCGATTATTACAAAGCTGGAGTTATGAATTTTCCCCTAGGAGGAGCTTTTAGTAGTCGTTTAAACCTTAATTTAAGAGAAGATAAAGGATATACCTACGGTATTCGTTCAGGCTTTGATGGAAATGATACTGACGGTATGTTTAGTATAAGTACGTCTGTACGTTCTGAAGCGACAGATAGTGCCCTTACCGAAATCTATAAAGAATTCGAAAACTATATAACTGAAGGAATAAATGAAGAAGAATTAGCGTTTACAAAGAACTCAATTGCTAATTCTGATGCCTTAAAGTATGAAACAGCATTTCAGAAGTCAAGATTCTTAGCTCGAATACAGCGATATGGTCTTGATGGCAATTATACTAAAAAGCAAAAAGAAATGTTAAATGATATGACTGTAGCAGATGTTAAATCAATAGCAAATAAATACTTAAAAATGGATGACCATATTGTTGTCGTTGTTGGTAATAAATATGCTTTGAAAGATAAACTACAGAAATTCGGAAAAGTAACAGAATTAAAAATTAAATAA